TACAGGTTGTTTGTCGATGGCGGGTACGGCAGGACCACCGGACCCACCGGGCATCGCGGGGCCGCTGGCGTCACGTCCCGGCCCATGCGGGCCATGTGGGCGCGGTAGTCGGCGCTGGTGATGTTGCCCATTTAGGTGCCTGCCTTCCGGTAGTGGGCCTTGAGGGCGGCGCGGGCGATAGCAGTCGATTCCAGCGCGTGCCACGCCTCTACGCGGTCGCCGTTACTCCAATCGAACTTGGCGACCCATGTGTTCGTGTAGGGGTTCAGGTGGATCGCAAAGGAAGTCATGCCGCCCGCATGCGGGTTGCGCACGGTCGCGACAGTGTGCTTTGCAGCCTCCCACGCCGCCGCGATGCTGGTGGCGAACCGGGGCACCTTCGGCGTTCCATCCATCGCCATTGATACGCCCTCCGTTCCCGCAATGCGTTCGTGCGGTATCGTTACCGACCCATCGGAGTCGTAGGTCCAGTTTCGGCGCAGCACCTCCGGCGTCGGATAGTTCGGCGGAGCCAGACATTTCCACGCGTCATTCCAGACCCAGCCGAACACGTGCGCGGCTACGGCTACACTGAGTTCGTCATTCGTCAGCTTGTCGATTTCCTCATCCGTCATAACGTCTCCTCCCGTCCGTCCCCCTTGTCCAACCTCGTTACGCTCACCCCGGCGGATGGGGGCGTCAGGCGGCGGTCTTAGCCAGTGACGGTCCGTTAAGGATCAACACGTCAGCCGCCTCGTCGTTCGCCTGATCTCGCCCGCCCAATTCCAGCCAGGTCCATCGGCTCTGTGGGTACAGTTCCCGAATCAGCGGGTGGTCGCCGTAACGCACGACGACGCGCGATTGCTTAAATTGCGAAAGCCGTTCGACGATGCGCGCGTGGAACTTCCGGTCGTCCACCGCGTGCGTGTAGACCTTGCCCGCTTTCGGCCACGGCGGGTCGAGGTAGACGCCCAGCCGCGGGCTATCGTGCTGTCTGGCGAGGAAGTCGAAGGCGTCCTGCGTCGTGAACTCGCACCGTCGCAGCACGTTTCGCCATTGCGGGATCGACGCCACCCAATTCTGAAACCGCTGCGCTGATCCGCCACCGTTGGGGCTGTATCGAATGGGCAGCGCGCCGGTGAACTCGCTCCGCGTGCCGCTCTTGCCGCCACGGTTCATCCATGTGGCCACGGCGTAATCTTCGGCCCACTTCAGGCACGGGCCATCATCGTTTGCTGGCGGGGCTTCGTTGCCGCCAAACAGCATCGCGCCGGGCTCGCTCGCTCGCTCCATCGACTTGCACCCGACCTGCGCGGCATCCAGTTCGTCCTGCGTGAAAGCCTTGCGACGCAGCGCGCGGTACAACTGCGGCCCCAGCGTGCGATCGGCCATCACCCGCGCGAGGTTGATGACGTGCCGGTGCAGGTCGTTCACGAGGATCTTCGCCGCGCCGATGTGGGGCAGTTCGCTCATGCCACCGGCGAACGGGACGGCGACCAGCGCGCAGCCCGCCAATTCCTGCCCCACGCGGTGCGCCAGCATCCGATTGCCGCCAAACCAATTAGCGACGGCCGTTACCTTCATCTCGTTACTCATCCCCCACCTCCCGGCTCGCCCCGGCGGCGGGGTGGGACGCAGTTTCGGTGGTGCCGACTTTGCGCCACTTGCCGTCTTCCATCGCCACCCATCGCGGATCAGCAGCGCACGACAGCACGAGATCAGCAGCAACTGCCGCGACACCGGTGAGGTCAAAGCTCTCGTTGATCGCTTTCCGCACAGCGCGTTGCCACGCCCACAGTTCCGCCAGTTCCTTCACCAGGACGGGGGCACGGTTGCGGATGTAGACCAGCCCGTCGATGTTGGCTTGGTCCTCAGCCGACCATTTCTCTGGCTTGATGTCCGTAACACCGTCGCCGGGGATGATTCGCAGGAATCCGTGGATGCGGTTGGTGCCGATACAGCCGCACTTCCGACAGCCGCACCGCTGCCAGTCGCCGCCATCGTCTTTGCCAGAGGTGGGCGTCATCCGCGCCAGCACGTCCGCGTCTCGTTTCAGGTCGTCGTCGTTCATCGCGTTCCTCGTTGGGGGTGAAGGGGGCGGAAGGTCAGGCCGCTGGATCGCACACCGCGCACTTGTGGCCCGCGGCGATCATCTTCCGCAGGCACTTCTCCAATTGGTCTGCCGGGAATCCGGTCATCAGGTGCTCGCCGTCGTCATCCTTCCGGGTGACGGGGACGCAGCCGATCACCCGCACGGCAACGCCCGCGTCGTCGCCGTAGAGCTGGATGAAGTCGCCCACCCGGAAGAAATGAACGAACTCCGGGTGAGCGGCCTTCAACTTCTCGTGCTGTTTTTGGGCTGGCGACTTCACGCTGCCACCGCTTCGGCCCTCGGAGCTTCTTTGGGGTTGCCGGTCAGGTCGATCTCGTGCGACCGCAACGCCTGATAGGCACTGGTCGGATTCATCGACACGCCCGAACGCCGCATCCGCCGCGCCACGCTGGCGACCGTATCGAGGTTCAAGTCGATCTCGCCCTTGTGCTTATTGACCTAGCCCAAGGCGCGGTCCCACTTACGGCCGTTATGAGAGGTGGCGGTCGGGACGCGAGTGGCCCCCTTGTACTCCCGGCTGAAGTAGAATTGGCACGCCTCACGAGCCACGCGGCCAAGCGAGATGCCTTCCGGGTTGATGCCCGCCTCGGCAAGCCGCCTCTTCAGCGAGGGGATGCTCAGGGCCAATCCGTAATACTCGCGGTCGTGGAACTTTAGATGTTCCTTGATCCGCACGATGCTCGCCTCGCGTTCTGCTTTCTTGGACATAACTGACTCCCGTAAAAGTTCGTTTTCATTCGTCCCCCTCGCCGCTGGGCAGCGCCGGGCTAGGCGGCGTCGACCGTCACCAGAGACGCCGCCGCTCCCCTCTGCCCGACCGGTCGTTCCCGCCGTTCTTGGGAGGGAGGGGCGGCCAGGTCCGCGGGCGACACGCCCAGATATGCGCACGCCCGCGCCAACAGGTCCGGGGCCGGCTCGTACCGACCATTCTCCCAGCTTGAGACCGCGTCCCTCGATTGGCCGACGACGGCGCCCAACTCCCGCTGCGTCACCCGGCGAACCTCGCGGGCGGCCTTCAGCCGCTTACCCAGATTCGCCCGCTGCGGAATGACCAGCTGCGGCGCCGGCTTACGTTCGTGAGCGCGTCGGCGGTCGCGCCGGGCCACCCGTTCGGCCTGCCGGACCATCGCGTTGATCCGCGCCGCGTGCTCGGCCGACAGGTTGACGCCCGTACGCTCGGGGATTCCGTCGTCGTATCGCATGGGGTGGCTCCGGGTGGGGGAGGTCGGGACGTGGGATCGCACACCCGTCCGCACTCCCTGTTTGGTGTGCGTTCGGTGCTTATTGGTGCGTTTTGCTTGTTTGGCTAGGTGGGGCGGGAAAACAAAAAACCCCTCAAAACCTAATGGTTTTTGAGGGGTTTTCCAAATGGGCCCGAATGGATTCGAACCATCGACCTCGTCCTTATCAGGGACGCGCTCTAAACCAACTGAGCTACGAGCCCGCCGATTTGGGAGGGACGATTGTATTTGCATCGGCCCGTCTGTCAACGCCTCTGCACGGGGCACTTCTGTGGTTGGAAGGCCGGCAGGCGGTCGGTATGGTGTCGGGGCACTAACTGGAGCAAACTTTTATGGCCAAAAGCCCCCTGGCCGGCAAACCGGCGCCGAAGGAACTGCTGATTGACGTCGCCAAGCTGATCCGTCAGTACTACGAACAGACGCCCGACGTCGGCAACCCGCAGCAACTGGTCAGCTTCGGCACGAGCGGTCACCGTGGCACGTCGGCGGACGGGACGTTCACCGAAGCGCATATCCTCGCGATCACGCAAGCGATCTGCGAGTACCGCGCGAGCCAGGGCATCACCGGGCCGTTGTTCATGGGCATGGACACCCACGCCCTGTCCGACGCCGCCCAGCGCACCGCGGTCGAAGTACTGGCGGCAAACGATGTCGAGACTTACGTGCAGGCCGACAACGGCTACACGCCGACGCCCGTCATCTCGCACGCGATCCTGACCTACAACAAAGGTCGCGCGAGTGGCTTGGCCGACGGCATCGTCATCACGCCGTCGCACAACCCACCGACCGACGGCGGCTTCAAGTACAACCCGACCAACGGTGGCCCGGCCGACACGGACGTGACGTCGTGGATTCAGGATCGCGCAAATGCCCTGTTGCGCGAGAAGAACGTTCCGGTGCGCCGCATGCCGTACGACTACGCGATGAAGCGTGCCGGCACGCACGCGCACGACTACGTCACGCCGTACGTGAACGATCTGGCCAACGTGATCGACATGGCCGCCATCAAGGGCGCGAACCTGAAACTAGGCGCCGACCCGCTAGGCGGCGCGTCGGTCGGCTACTGGGGCCCGATCGCTGAGAAATACGGCCTGAATCTGACAGTGGTAAACAAGTCCGTCGACCCGACGTTCGCATTCATGTCGGTCGACCACGATGGCAAGATTCGCATGGATTGCAGCAGCCCGTACGCGATGGCGTCGCTGGTTCGGCTGAAGGACGACTACGCCGTCGCATTCGGCAATGATCCCGACAGCGACCGCCATGGCATCGTCACGCCGTCGGTTGGGCTGCTCAACCCGAACCATTACCTCGCCGTCGCGATCAACTATCTGTTGCAGAACCGCCCGAACTGGCCGAAGACGGCAGCGGTCGGCAAGACGCTGGTCAGCAGCAACATGATCGACCACGTCGTGAAAAGCCTTGGCCGCCCGCTGAGCGAGGTGCCCGTGGGCTTCAAGTGGTTCGCGGATGGATTGTTCAAGTCAACATACTGCTTCGGTGGTGAAGAGAGCGCGGGGGCCAGCTTCCTGCGGCTGGATGGCACCGTATGGTCGACCGACAAAGACGGCATCATCCTCAACCTGCTAGCCGCCGAAATCACCGCGCGCACCGGCAAAGACCCCGGCCAACACTATCAGGAACTGGCCAAGAAGTTCGGCACGCCGTTCTACACGCGCATTGATGCCCCTGCATCACCGCAGCAGAAGGCAGCCTTTAAGAAGCTGACACCAGAGGCTGTCACCGACAGCACGCTCGCCGGCGACGCGATCACCGCGAAGCTGACGAAAGCACCCGGCAACGGCGCGTCCATCGGCGGCCTGAAGGTCACCACCGACCACGGTTGGTTCGCCGCCCGACCGTCGGGCACGGAGAACATCTACAAAATCTACGCGGAAAGTTTCAAGGGCGAAGGGCACTTGAAACAGATCGTCGACGAGGCGCAAACGATCGTGACGAAGGCGCTCGGCGGCTAATCAATTCGTCTGCCAAACTCAGCGTGCCACTGGCGGCTTGCCCGCCCCTGTCTTCGTTCATTTGGAAAAGAAAAACACGCGCGGTTAAGCCGCCGGTGGCACGCATCGCAACTGTCTGCCGATCTAAAGCCCCTTCGTTCTCAAATACGCCAGCCCGGCAGATGCCCCCGCCAGCCGGTCCGTCAGTTCAAGCGGATCGACCGTCAACACGCCGCCGTACCCCGCGGCCTCGAGGTTGGCGAGCAGCTCGTCCCACTTCGTGTCGCCACGTCCGATCGGCAACGGCTTCGTCCGTCGATCCGAACCCACCGCGGCGTCACGCGCCCGCACATGGCGGATGAGCGGAGCGATCTGCGAGAACACTTCATCGGCCGACCATGCGTCGCGCAGCAACGCCACCGGATCAAGATCGATCGCGAACCACGGGCACCGCGGCCCCTGCACCGCGCGTAGCAGCGCCGCAAACGACGACAGCTCTGACCGAAACGCCAGCGTCACACCCGCCTGATCGCACCGTTGCGCGAGCGCCGCCATGGCCGTGTCCACCGACGCCTGATGCGCCAACTCCGCGGGCGTTGCCTCGGCCGGTTGGGGTGGGGGCGCTTCGACGGTCGGTGGCAGGATCAGCAGCCCCGCCAGATCCGGATTCACCTTCGGCCGTGGTGCCACCTTCGCCGGTGGCTCGGGTAACGGCCCAACTTCGACACAAACCAGCGGCGCCCGCAGCCCCGCCGCCGCGGCCATCACCTTGGACATCTGCCACAGCAACCGGTCGACATCCACCCCCGGCCGCAACCCATGCTGGCCCACGTCGTACCGCAACCCCACCAACTGCTGCCCCTGCGACGACAGGATGTGCGAGAACTCGCGCAGTCCCGATTGTGATAAATCTGTGGCGTCAAACGCTTTTGAGACGGCGTCGAACTGCAGCCCACCAAATCCCGCCTCCCGCGCCATCCGCGCCGCCGTCCGTACGTCCGCGCTCAGCGCCGCCGCGACAACTGAAATTCGCTTGCTCGGTTCGATGACCATCCCCTGATTGTACGCTGCCACTCACCGCGATAAGAATCCCCCAGCCACCTCCACCTTGCGTAGCACGTCCGCCATCTTGCAAACCCGCGCACGGTCCCTATACTTCACCACCCCAAAGCCGGGCGTGTTCCGGAGCGGCCAAACGGGTCAGATTGTAAATCTGATGGCTTACGCCTTCGTGGGTTCGAATCCCTCCGCGCCCACTAACCTCAAGAACCTCCGCAATTTGCGGAGGTTCTTGTGTTTGCCGACCCCGCGTTATTCGTCCTAAGCGGGTGCTGAATAAGGCGTAAGGCTTAAAAGTGGCGCGAATGGTGCGCTGTTCAACGCGTGGTA
Above is a genomic segment from Tepidisphaeraceae bacterium containing:
- a CDS encoding TIM barrel protein; amino-acid sequence: MVIEPSKRISVVAAALSADVRTAARMAREAGFGGLQFDAVSKAFDATDLSQSGLREFSHILSSQGQQLVGLRYDVGQHGLRPGVDVDRLLWQMSKVMAAAAGLRAPLVCVEVGPLPEPPAKVAPRPKVNPDLAGLLILPPTVEAPPPQPAEATPAELAHQASVDTAMAALAQRCDQAGVTLAFRSELSSFAALLRAVQGPRCPWFAIDLDPVALLRDAWSADEVFSQIAPLIRHVRARDAAVGSDRRTKPLPIGRGDTKWDELLANLEAAGYGGVLTVDPLELTDRLAGASAGLAYLRTKGL
- a CDS encoding helix-turn-helix transcriptional regulator, which gives rise to MRYDDGIPERTGVNLSAEHAARINAMVRQAERVARRDRRRAHERKPAPQLVIPQRANLGKRLKAAREVRRVTQRELGAVVGQSRDAVSSWENGRYEPAPDLLARACAYLGVSPADLAAPPSQERRERPVGQRGAAASLVTVDAA
- the pgm gene encoding phosphoglucomutase (alpha-D-glucose-1,6-bisphosphate-dependent), with protein sequence MAKSPLAGKPAPKELLIDVAKLIRQYYEQTPDVGNPQQLVSFGTSGHRGTSADGTFTEAHILAITQAICEYRASQGITGPLFMGMDTHALSDAAQRTAVEVLAANDVETYVQADNGYTPTPVISHAILTYNKGRASGLADGIVITPSHNPPTDGGFKYNPTNGGPADTDVTSWIQDRANALLREKNVPVRRMPYDYAMKRAGTHAHDYVTPYVNDLANVIDMAAIKGANLKLGADPLGGASVGYWGPIAEKYGLNLTVVNKSVDPTFAFMSVDHDGKIRMDCSSPYAMASLVRLKDDYAVAFGNDPDSDRHGIVTPSVGLLNPNHYLAVAINYLLQNRPNWPKTAAVGKTLVSSNMIDHVVKSLGRPLSEVPVGFKWFADGLFKSTYCFGGEESAGASFLRLDGTVWSTDKDGIILNLLAAEITARTGKDPGQHYQELAKKFGTPFYTRIDAPASPQQKAAFKKLTPEAVTDSTLAGDAITAKLTKAPGNGASIGGLKVTTDHGWFAARPSGTENIYKIYAESFKGEGHLKQIVDEAQTIVTKALGG